The following coding sequences are from one Streptomyces sp. NBC_01232 window:
- the dapE gene encoding succinyl-diaminopimelate desuccinylase — protein MSESELDLTLDAAELTARLVDIPSVSGDEKVLADLVEHALRGLAHLTVDRFGNNVVARTNLGRAERVVLAGHLDTVPIADNVPSRLDENDVLWGCGTTDMKSGVAVQLRIAATVPEPNRDLTFVFYDQEEVAADLNGLGKVAEAHPDWLTGDFAVLLEPSNAEVEGGCQGTLRVLLRTAGERAHSARSWMGSNAIHTAGPILARLAAYEPRKPVIDGLEYHEGLNAVRIAGGVANNVIPDACTVTVNFRYAPDRTEAEALAHVREVFADCDIAEFVVDDSSGGALPGLSHPAAAAFMEAVGGRAMPKFGWTDVARFSALGVPAVNYGPGDALLAHKVDERVETKAILHCEERLRAWLTS, from the coding sequence ATGTCCGAATCCGAGCTGGACCTCACCCTGGACGCCGCCGAGCTGACCGCCCGGCTCGTCGACATTCCGTCCGTGAGCGGCGACGAGAAGGTACTCGCCGACCTCGTGGAACACGCGTTGCGGGGCCTTGCCCACCTGACCGTGGACCGCTTCGGCAACAACGTCGTGGCCCGAACGAACCTCGGCCGGGCCGAGCGCGTCGTGCTCGCCGGCCACCTCGACACCGTGCCGATCGCCGACAACGTGCCCTCCCGCCTCGACGAGAACGACGTGCTGTGGGGCTGCGGCACCACCGACATGAAGTCCGGTGTCGCCGTGCAGCTGCGCATCGCCGCGACCGTGCCCGAGCCCAACCGGGACCTCACCTTCGTCTTCTACGACCAGGAGGAGGTCGCCGCCGACCTCAACGGCCTCGGCAAGGTCGCCGAAGCCCACCCCGACTGGCTGACGGGCGACTTCGCCGTCCTGCTGGAACCCTCCAACGCCGAGGTCGAGGGCGGCTGCCAGGGCACCCTGCGCGTCCTGCTGCGCACCGCCGGCGAGCGCGCCCACTCCGCCCGCAGCTGGATGGGCTCCAACGCCATCCACACGGCGGGCCCGATCCTCGCCCGGCTGGCGGCCTACGAGCCCCGCAAGCCGGTCATCGACGGCCTGGAGTACCACGAGGGCCTCAACGCGGTCCGCATCGCGGGCGGCGTCGCCAACAACGTCATCCCCGACGCGTGCACGGTGACGGTCAACTTCCGCTACGCCCCGGACCGTACCGAGGCCGAGGCGCTGGCCCACGTACGGGAGGTGTTCGCGGACTGCGACATCGCCGAGTTCGTGGTCGACGACTCCTCGGGCGGCGCCCTCCCGGGGCTGTCCCACCCGGCGGCGGCGGCCTTCATGGAGGCGGTCGGCGGCCGGGCGATGCCCAAGTTCGGCTGGACGGACGTCGCCCGCTTCAGCGCCCTCGGAGTCCCGGCGGTCAACTACGGTCCGGGCGACGCCCTGCTGGCGCACAAGGTCGACGAACGCGTCGAGACGAAGGCGATCCTGCACTGCGAGGAACGACTCCGCGCCTGGCTGACCTCCTGA
- a CDS encoding TIGR00730 family Rossman fold protein: MGNHGNPEGSARRRPEEQQLGPVLRRRSQVQAGSTTDQRLLDSAGPSEWVHTDPWRVLRIQSEFIEGFGTLAELPPAISVFGSARTPQGSPEYDAGVRIGSALVDAGFAVITGGGPGAMEAANKGAREASGISVGLGIELPFEQGLNEHVDLGLNFRYFFVRKTMFVKYSQGFVVLPGGLGTLDELFEALTLVQTQKITRFPIVLFGTEYWSGLIDWLRNTVIAQGKASEKDLYLFHVTDDVDEAIALVTKEVGK; this comes from the coding sequence ATGGGCAACCACGGCAATCCCGAAGGTTCCGCTCGTCGTCGGCCCGAGGAGCAGCAGCTCGGGCCGGTGTTGAGGAGGCGGAGCCAGGTGCAGGCGGGCAGTACGACGGACCAGCGGCTGCTGGATTCGGCCGGGCCCTCCGAGTGGGTGCACACCGATCCCTGGCGGGTCCTGCGCATCCAGTCGGAGTTCATCGAGGGCTTCGGCACGCTCGCCGAGCTGCCGCCCGCGATCAGCGTGTTCGGTTCGGCCCGTACGCCGCAGGGCTCGCCCGAGTACGACGCGGGCGTACGGATCGGCAGCGCGCTGGTCGACGCCGGCTTCGCGGTGATCACCGGCGGCGGTCCGGGGGCGATGGAGGCGGCCAACAAGGGCGCCCGGGAGGCCAGCGGCATCTCCGTCGGCCTCGGCATCGAGCTGCCCTTCGAGCAGGGGCTGAACGAGCACGTCGATCTCGGGCTGAACTTCCGGTACTTCTTCGTCCGCAAGACGATGTTCGTGAAGTACAGCCAGGGCTTCGTCGTCCTGCCGGGCGGCCTGGGCACGCTGGACGAGCTGTTCGAGGCGCTGACCCTGGTCCAGACCCAGAAGATCACCCGCTTCCCGATCGTGCTGTTCGGCACGGAGTACTGGAGCGGCCTGATCGACTGGCTGCGGAACACGGTGATCGCCCAGGGCAAGGCCTCGGAGAAGGACCTCTACCTGTTCCACGTCACGGACGACGTGGACGAGGCCATCGCGCTGGTGACGAAGGAAGTCGGCAAGTAG
- the folP gene encoding dihydropteroate synthase encodes MLRLGRREFDTHEPVIMAIVNRTPDSFYDQGATFRDEPALDRVEHAIAEGAAIIDIGGVKAGPGEHVDAAEEARRTVGFVAEVRRRHPDVVISVDTWRHEVGEAVCEAGADVLNDAWGGVDPRLAEVAARHGAGLVCTHAGGVEPRTRPHRTAYEDVMEDVLRVTVGLAERAAALGVRRDAIMIDPGHDFGKNTRHSLEATRRLDEMTATGWPVLVSLSNKDFVGETLDKPVKERLLGTLATTAVSAWLGAQVYRVHEVAETRQILDMVRSIQGHRPPAVARRGLA; translated from the coding sequence ATGCTGCGACTGGGCAGGCGCGAGTTCGACACCCACGAGCCGGTGATCATGGCCATCGTGAACCGGACGCCGGACTCCTTCTACGACCAGGGCGCGACGTTCCGCGACGAGCCGGCGCTGGACCGGGTCGAACACGCCATCGCCGAGGGCGCCGCGATCATCGACATCGGCGGCGTCAAGGCCGGCCCGGGCGAGCACGTGGACGCGGCCGAGGAGGCGCGGCGCACGGTCGGCTTCGTGGCCGAGGTACGGCGCCGCCACCCGGACGTGGTGATCAGCGTGGACACCTGGCGGCACGAGGTCGGCGAGGCGGTCTGCGAGGCCGGCGCCGATGTCCTCAACGACGCCTGGGGCGGGGTGGACCCGAGGCTGGCGGAGGTGGCCGCGCGCCACGGCGCGGGCCTGGTCTGCACCCACGCGGGCGGCGTGGAGCCGCGCACCCGGCCGCACCGGACCGCGTACGAGGACGTCATGGAGGACGTCCTGCGCGTGACGGTCGGGCTGGCGGAGCGGGCGGCGGCGCTGGGTGTGCGCCGGGACGCCATCATGATCGACCCCGGCCACGACTTCGGGAAGAACACCCGGCACTCGCTGGAGGCCACGCGCCGGCTGGACGAGATGACGGCGACCGGCTGGCCGGTCCTGGTCTCCCTGTCCAACAAGGACTTCGTCGGCGAGACCCTCGACAAGCCGGTCAAGGAACGCCTGCTGGGCACCCTGGCCACGACGGCCGTCTCGGCCTGGCTGGGCGCGCAGGTCTACCGCGTCCACGAGGTCGCCGAGACCCGGCAGATCCTGGACATGGTCCGCTCCATCCAGGGCCACCGTCCCCCGGCGGTCGCCCGCCGCGGCCTGGCCTGA
- a CDS encoding DivIVA domain-containing protein, producing MIVFFFLMIALVVVVAAVTLAVIGGGSEAVLPEAEPDRVADGLPESRPVVREDIDALRLPVAPRGYRMAEVDDVLERLAAELTERDARIAQLTARSQAPAAEPADAPADAPAHVDLAKGGER from the coding sequence TTGATCGTGTTCTTCTTCTTGATGATCGCGCTGGTCGTGGTCGTGGCAGCGGTCACCCTGGCGGTGATCGGCGGCGGTTCGGAGGCCGTCCTGCCGGAAGCGGAGCCGGACCGGGTGGCGGACGGTCTGCCGGAGAGCCGGCCCGTCGTGCGCGAGGACATCGACGCGCTGCGGCTGCCGGTCGCCCCGCGCGGGTACCGGATGGCCGAGGTGGACGACGTGCTGGAGCGGCTCGCGGCCGAACTGACCGAACGGGACGCGCGCATCGCGCAGCTGACGGCCCGGTCCCAGGCCCCGGCGGCGGAGCCCGCCGACGCCCCGGCGGACGCGCCCGCGCACGTCGACCTCGCCAAGGGCGGCGAGCGGTGA
- a CDS encoding DNA-3-methyladenine glycosylase I, with amino-acid sequence MTGPVAGADGLLRCPWALSTPDYVAYHDTEWGRPVHGDDALYERLCLEAFQSGLSWLTILRRREGFRKAFRDFSIAAVAEFGDGDAERLLTDEGIIRNRAKIEATLANAKVLAGWEPGELDTLIWSHAPEEPGPAPLTVTEVPAVTTESTALAKALKKAGIRFVGPTTAYALMQACGLVNDHLAACVSRDPA; translated from the coding sequence GTGACCGGTCCGGTCGCGGGCGCGGACGGGCTGCTGCGCTGCCCGTGGGCGCTGTCCACGCCGGACTACGTGGCCTACCACGACACCGAGTGGGGCCGCCCGGTCCACGGCGACGACGCCCTGTACGAGCGCCTGTGTCTGGAGGCCTTCCAGTCGGGGCTGTCCTGGCTGACGATCCTGCGCCGCCGGGAGGGGTTCCGTAAGGCCTTCCGCGACTTCTCGATCGCCGCGGTCGCGGAGTTCGGCGACGGGGACGCGGAGCGGCTGCTGACCGACGAGGGGATCATCCGCAACCGGGCCAAGATCGAGGCGACCCTCGCCAACGCGAAGGTCCTCGCCGGGTGGGAGCCGGGCGAACTGGACACCCTCATCTGGTCCCACGCCCCCGAGGAGCCGGGACCGGCCCCGCTGACCGTCACCGAGGTCCCGGCGGTCACGACGGAGTCCACCGCCCTCGCCAAGGCCCTGAAGAAGGCCGGCATCCGCTTCGTCGGCCCCACGACGGCCTACGCCCTGATGCAGGCCTGCGGGCTGGTCAACGACCACCTGGCCGCCTGCGTCTCCCGCGACCCGGCCTGA
- a CDS encoding enoyl-CoA hydratase/isomerase family protein: MADSVLYEVTDGLATITINRPDAMNAMNTEAKVALRDAVQAAAADTAVRAVLLTAAGDRAFCVGQDLKEHIGNLASDRETGSSLTMTTVADHYNPIVRALTEMPKPVVAGVNGVAAGAGFGFALAADFRVVADTASFNTSFAGVALTADSGVSWTLPRLIGASRASDLLLFPRSVKAQEAFELGIVNRLVPADSLHAEAEAVARTLAAGPTVAYAALKESLAYGASHTLSEALAHEDALQTRAGASEDHSIAVQAFLAKQPPKYLGR; encoded by the coding sequence ATGGCCGACAGCGTGCTCTACGAAGTGACCGACGGACTCGCCACCATCACGATCAACCGTCCGGACGCGATGAACGCGATGAACACCGAGGCCAAGGTCGCCCTGCGCGACGCGGTCCAGGCCGCCGCCGCGGACACCGCCGTTCGGGCCGTTCTGCTCACCGCGGCCGGCGACCGGGCCTTCTGCGTGGGCCAGGACCTCAAGGAGCACATCGGGAACCTCGCCTCGGACCGCGAGACCGGTTCCTCGCTGACCATGACCACGGTCGCCGACCACTACAACCCGATCGTGCGGGCGCTCACCGAGATGCCGAAGCCCGTGGTGGCCGGGGTCAACGGCGTCGCGGCCGGAGCGGGCTTCGGCTTCGCGCTGGCGGCGGACTTCAGGGTCGTCGCCGACACCGCGTCCTTCAACACCTCGTTCGCCGGGGTGGCGCTGACGGCCGACTCCGGGGTCTCGTGGACCCTGCCCCGTCTGATCGGCGCCTCCCGCGCCTCGGACCTGCTGCTCTTCCCGCGTTCGGTCAAGGCGCAGGAGGCGTTCGAGCTGGGCATCGTCAACCGCCTGGTGCCCGCGGACTCCCTGCACGCCGAGGCGGAGGCGGTGGCCCGCACCCTGGCCGCCGGCCCGACGGTCGCGTACGCCGCGCTGAAGGAGTCCCTGGCCTACGGGGCCTCCCACACGCTCTCCGAGGCGCTGGCCCATGAGGACGCCCTCCAGACCCGTGCAGGGGCCTCCGAGGACCACTCCATCGCCGTCCAGGCCTTCCTCGCGAAGCAGCCGCCGAAGTACCTGGGCCGCTGA
- a CDS encoding DUF3117 domain-containing protein, with translation MAAMKPRTGDGPLEVTKEGRGIVMRVPLEGGGRLVVELTPDEADALGDALKKVVG, from the coding sequence ATGGCGGCCATGAAGCCGCGGACGGGCGACGGCCCGCTCGAGGTCACCAAGGAGGGGCGGGGCATCGTCATGCGCGTACCGCTCGAGGGCGGCGGTCGGCTTGTCGTCGAGCTGACCCCTGATGAGGCGGACGCCCTGGGTGACGCCCTGAAGAAGGTCGTCGGCTGA
- a CDS encoding O-methyltransferase produces the protein MRQLWGQERVITGNRQTSWAFADAFVAEDDALRWARDRSREAGLRSVSPGTGAALRLLAATADAKAVAEIGTGTGVSGIHLLHGMRPDGVLTTVDPEADRQAFARQAFRAAGFAGNRARFIPGRALDVLPRLADGGYDLVFCDGDPSESLDYLAESLRLLRPGGLVCFEGVFSDGRTVDSAAQPVEVLRVRELLRSVRESPALEAALLPVGDGLLCAVRR, from the coding sequence TTGCGCCAACTATGGGGACAGGAGAGGGTCATTACCGGCAACCGGCAGACGAGCTGGGCGTTCGCCGACGCGTTTGTCGCCGAGGACGACGCTCTGCGATGGGCCCGCGACCGGTCCAGGGAAGCGGGCCTGCGGTCCGTCTCACCCGGCACCGGGGCCGCGCTGCGCCTGCTGGCCGCCACCGCGGACGCCAAGGCGGTCGCCGAGATCGGCACCGGAACCGGTGTCTCCGGCATCCACCTCCTGCACGGAATGCGCCCCGACGGGGTCCTGACCACCGTGGATCCCGAGGCGGACCGGCAGGCCTTCGCCCGCCAGGCCTTCCGCGCCGCCGGCTTCGCGGGCAACCGCGCCCGCTTCATCCCCGGCCGCGCCCTCGACGTACTGCCCCGGCTCGCCGACGGCGGATACGACCTCGTCTTCTGCGACGGGGACCCTTCCGAGTCCCTCGACTACCTCGCCGAATCGTTGCGGCTGCTGCGCCCCGGCGGACTGGTGTGCTTCGAGGGGGTCTTCTCCGACGGCCGTACGGTCGACTCCGCGGCCCAGCCGGTGGAGGTGCTGCGCGTCCGCGAGCTGCTGCGCAGCGTCCGCGAGAGCCCCGCCCTGGAGGCCGCGCTGCTCCCGGTGGGCGACGGGCTGCTGTGCGCCGTGCGCCGCTGA
- the sigE gene encoding RNA polymerase sigma factor SigE — MVGTPLDTTRADRGGAAAPVDRGGVLRRLFWSAGEPKSVTNIADRFHTADTATTATFAADAGSQAWTPPSWEEIVSTHSARVYRLAYRLTGNQHDAEDLTQEVFVRVFRSLSTYTPGTFEGWLHRITTNLFLDMVRRKQRIRFDALGDDAADRLPSREPSPQQVLHDTHFDADVQQALDTLAPEFRAAVVLCDIEGLSYEEIAATLGVKLGTVRSRIHRGRSHLRKALKHRSPEARAEQRALAGVAMGAPGAGGEGGAE; from the coding sequence ATGGTAGGGACTCCGCTGGACACCACCAGAGCCGATAGGGGAGGTGCGGCTGCGCCTGTGGATCGTGGGGGCGTACTGAGACGCCTCTTCTGGTCGGCGGGTGAGCCGAAATCCGTGACCAACATTGCTGACCGCTTCCACACCGCAGACACCGCAACCACCGCGACCTTTGCCGCCGATGCGGGCTCCCAGGCGTGGACCCCTCCTTCGTGGGAGGAGATCGTCAGCACGCACAGCGCGCGGGTCTACCGCCTTGCCTACCGTCTGACGGGCAACCAGCACGACGCCGAGGACCTGACCCAGGAAGTCTTCGTCCGGGTCTTCCGCTCGCTGTCCACCTACACGCCCGGCACGTTCGAGGGCTGGCTGCACCGCATCACCACGAACCTCTTCCTGGACATGGTCCGCCGCAAGCAGCGGATCCGCTTCGACGCGCTCGGCGACGACGCCGCCGACCGGCTGCCCAGCCGTGAGCCGTCCCCGCAGCAGGTCCTGCACGACACCCACTTCGACGCGGACGTGCAGCAGGCGCTGGACACCCTCGCCCCCGAGTTCCGCGCGGCCGTGGTGCTGTGCGACATCGAGGGTCTTTCGTACGAGGAGATCGCCGCGACCCTCGGGGTGAAGCTCGGCACCGTGCGCAGCCGTATCCACCGGGGCCGTTCACACCTGCGCAAGGCGCTCAAGCACCGCTCTCCCGAGGCCCGCGCCGAGCAGCGCGCACTGGCGGGAGTGGCGATGGGCGCACCCGGCGCCGGGGGAGAGGGCGGAGCCGAGTGA
- a CDS encoding zf-HC2 domain-containing protein: MSEVSPSPAEQHLGDRLAALVDGELKHDARDRVLAHLATCAKCKAEADAQRRLKTMFVESAPPPLSAGLLARLQGLPGGGLDDPSGPAGPPGTTGAGPFDAFAYGLPVAARPEPQDGFRIHEVGRPRRRFAFVAAGAVSLAALALGGALPLEADPNLRGDSPAPASRPGPPALPVADQGARDRLPTPAAVPTLLSAVATPLPPLRPSPQVPARPVSLLR; the protein is encoded by the coding sequence GTGAGCGAGGTCAGTCCGTCCCCCGCCGAACAGCACCTGGGCGACCGGCTTGCCGCCCTCGTGGACGGGGAGCTGAAGCACGATGCCCGCGACCGGGTCCTGGCCCACCTGGCGACCTGCGCCAAGTGCAAGGCCGAGGCCGATGCCCAGCGCCGTCTGAAGACCATGTTCGTGGAGAGCGCGCCGCCACCGCTGTCCGCCGGGCTGCTGGCCCGGCTGCAGGGGCTGCCGGGCGGCGGTCTCGACGACCCGTCCGGCCCCGCCGGTCCGCCCGGCACCACGGGGGCCGGCCCGTTCGACGCGTTCGCGTACGGACTGCCGGTCGCCGCCCGTCCCGAGCCGCAGGACGGCTTCCGCATCCACGAGGTGGGCCGGCCGCGCCGCCGGTTCGCGTTCGTCGCCGCCGGGGCCGTCTCGCTGGCCGCGCTCGCGCTCGGTGGCGCCCTGCCACTGGAGGCGGACCCGAACCTCAGGGGCGATTCCCCGGCCCCGGCCTCCCGGCCCGGTCCTCCCGCCCTGCCCGTGGCCGATCAGGGGGCACGTGACCGCCTGCCCACCCCCGCGGCCGTCCCGACCCTCCTGTCGGCCGTGGCGACCCCGCTGCCGCCGCTGCGGCCCTCCCCGCAGGTCCCGGCCCGCCCGGTCTCCCTGCTGCGCTGA
- a CDS encoding S1C family serine protease: MADRQQTDPAPQWWSRPEGTAEDGRREGVPAPRPEAGSGSDGSGSDGSGSYGSGSDGSGSYGTGSDGGVTFGEPSGGGEPAQQAADAPAVRYDPWAAVPLQVVDRGRTPRGIRLWQVVALSLGTALLAGGIGGYAGVLAERRTNTRLELPQAAAADKGRAPESVAGIAATALPGVVTLHVRGAKGSGTGTGFVLDQQGHILTNNHVVADSKEIAVTFSTGESVTAELVGRDSGYDLAVVKVSGVRGLQPLSLGNSENVKVGDPVVAIGAPFDLSNTVTAGIISATGRPVTAGGDKGDGSDISYVDALQTDAPINPGNSGGPLLDAKAHVVGINSAIRGADKDDPTRQGGSIGLGFAIPINQGKRVAEELIRTGRATHPVIGVTLDMDYTGDGARVGDKGEDGKPSVVADGPGARAGIRAGDVITKVDGQRVRGGDELIIKIRAHRPGDPLTLTVLRDGRESTLKVVLGSANGS, translated from the coding sequence ATGGCCGACAGGCAGCAGACCGATCCGGCTCCGCAGTGGTGGAGCCGGCCCGAGGGGACGGCCGAGGACGGCCGCCGCGAGGGCGTTCCCGCGCCCCGGCCCGAAGCCGGGAGCGGGTCCGACGGCAGCGGGTCCGACGGCAGCGGGTCCTACGGCAGCGGATCCGACGGCAGCGGGTCCTACGGCACTGGGTCCGACGGTGGCGTGACCTTCGGCGAGCCCTCCGGCGGGGGCGAGCCGGCGCAGCAGGCGGCCGATGCCCCCGCGGTGCGGTACGACCCCTGGGCCGCCGTGCCGCTGCAGGTCGTGGACCGGGGCCGGACGCCGCGCGGGATCAGGCTGTGGCAGGTGGTGGCCCTCAGCCTCGGAACGGCCCTGCTCGCGGGCGGGATCGGCGGCTACGCCGGCGTGCTCGCCGAACGGCGCACCAACACCCGGCTGGAACTGCCCCAGGCAGCCGCCGCCGACAAGGGCCGGGCACCCGAGAGCGTGGCCGGCATCGCGGCCACCGCCCTGCCCGGGGTGGTGACCCTGCACGTGCGGGGCGCGAAGGGCAGCGGTACGGGCACCGGCTTCGTGCTCGACCAGCAGGGGCACATCCTGACCAACAACCACGTGGTGGCCGACTCCAAGGAGATAGCGGTCACCTTCAGCACCGGCGAGAGCGTCACCGCCGAGCTGGTCGGCCGCGACTCCGGCTACGACCTGGCCGTGGTCAAGGTCAGCGGGGTGCGCGGGCTCCAGCCGCTGAGCCTGGGCAACTCCGAGAACGTGAAGGTCGGTGATCCGGTGGTGGCCATCGGTGCGCCGTTCGACCTCTCCAACACCGTCACCGCCGGCATCATCAGCGCCACCGGCCGGCCCGTCACCGCGGGCGGCGACAAGGGCGACGGCAGCGACATCAGCTACGTCGACGCGCTGCAGACCGACGCCCCCATCAACCCGGGGAACTCCGGCGGCCCGCTCCTCGACGCCAAGGCCCACGTGGTCGGCATCAACAGCGCCATCCGCGGGGCCGACAAGGACGACCCCACCCGGCAGGGCGGCTCCATCGGGCTCGGCTTCGCCATCCCCATCAACCAGGGCAAGCGCGTCGCCGAGGAGCTCATCCGCACCGGCCGCGCCACGCACCCCGTCATCGGGGTCACGCTCGACATGGACTACACGGGCGACGGAGCCCGGGTCGGGGACAAGGGCGAGGACGGCAAGCCGTCCGTGGTCGCCGACGGACCGGGCGCGCGCGCCGGGATCCGGGCCGGAGACGTGATCACCAAGGTGGACGGACAGCGAGTGCGCGGCGGTGACGAGCTGATCATCAAGATCCGGGCCCATCGCCCCGGCGATCCGCTGACCCTCACGGTCCTGCGCGACGGCCGCGAAAGCACACTGAAAGTGGTCCTCGGATCGGCGAACGGCTCATGA
- a CDS encoding sec-independent translocase: MFNDIGALELVTIVVLGILIFGPEKLPKVIQDVTGFVRKIREFSDSAKHDIRSELGPEFKDFEFEDLNPKTFIRKQLTENEDLKEIRGSFDLRKELNDVSDAVKSSASDSAPAPAAAPAVTGPDLLKKPAAPAPEQHSRFDADAT; the protein is encoded by the coding sequence GTGTTCAACGACATAGGCGCACTCGAACTTGTCACGATCGTGGTGCTCGGCATTCTCATCTTCGGCCCGGAAAAGCTGCCCAAGGTCATTCAGGACGTCACCGGCTTCGTCCGGAAGATCCGTGAGTTCTCCGACAGTGCGAAGCACGACATCCGCTCCGAACTCGGCCCGGAATTCAAGGACTTCGAGTTCGAGGACCTGAATCCGAAGACCTTCATCCGCAAGCAGCTGACCGAGAACGAGGACCTCAAGGAGATCCGCGGCAGCTTCGACCTCCGCAAGGAGCTGAACGACGTCTCCGACGCCGTGAAGAGCTCGGCGTCCGACAGCGCCCCGGCTCCCGCCGCCGCGCCCGCCGTGACCGGCCCCGACCTGCTGAAGAAGCCCGCCGCCCCCGCCCCGGAGCAGCACTCGCGCTTCGACGCCGACGCCACCTGA
- a CDS encoding Mrp/NBP35 family ATP-binding protein: protein MLDALATVNDPEIHRPITELGMVKSVEIGEGGEVAVTVYLTVSGCPMRETITKNVTEAVEKVAGVTSVAVTLDVMSDEQRKDLAATLRGGTAEREVPFAKPGSLTRVYAVASGKGGVGKSSVTVNLAAAMAADGLKVGVVDADIYGHSVPRMLGVDGRPTQVENMIMPPSAHGVKVISIGMFTPGNAPVVWRGPMLHRALQQFLADVFWGDLDVLLLDLPPGTGDIAISVAQLVPNAEILVVTTPQQAAAEVAERAGSIAVQTHQKIVGVVENMSGLPCPHCDEMVDVFGSGGGQKVADGLTKTVGASVPVLGSIPIDVRLREGGDDGKPVVLSDPDSPAGAALRAIAGKLGGRARGLSGMSLGITPRNKF, encoded by the coding sequence ATCCTGGACGCGCTGGCGACGGTGAACGACCCCGAGATCCACCGGCCGATCACCGAGCTCGGCATGGTCAAATCGGTGGAGATCGGTGAGGGCGGCGAGGTCGCCGTCACGGTCTACCTCACGGTGTCGGGCTGTCCCATGCGCGAGACCATCACGAAGAACGTCACCGAGGCCGTCGAGAAGGTCGCGGGCGTCACCTCCGTCGCCGTCACCCTCGACGTGATGAGCGACGAGCAGCGCAAGGACCTGGCGGCCACGCTGCGCGGCGGCACCGCCGAGCGCGAGGTGCCCTTCGCCAAGCCGGGCTCGCTGACCCGTGTGTACGCGGTCGCGTCCGGCAAGGGCGGTGTCGGCAAGTCGTCCGTCACGGTGAACCTGGCCGCGGCGATGGCGGCGGACGGCCTGAAGGTCGGCGTGGTCGACGCGGACATCTACGGCCACAGCGTGCCGCGCATGCTGGGTGTGGACGGGCGTCCGACCCAGGTCGAGAACATGATCATGCCGCCGTCCGCGCACGGCGTGAAGGTCATCTCCATCGGCATGTTCACCCCGGGCAACGCGCCGGTGGTGTGGCGCGGGCCGATGCTGCACCGCGCCCTCCAGCAGTTCCTCGCCGACGTGTTCTGGGGCGACCTGGACGTCCTGCTGCTGGACCTGCCGCCGGGCACCGGTGACATCGCGATCTCCGTTGCCCAGCTGGTGCCGAACGCGGAGATCCTGGTCGTCACCACCCCGCAGCAGGCCGCGGCCGAGGTCGCGGAGCGGGCCGGCTCCATTGCCGTGCAGACCCACCAGAAGATCGTCGGCGTGGTCGAGAACATGTCGGGCCTGCCGTGCCCGCACTGCGACGAGATGGTCGACGTCTTCGGCTCGGGCGGTGGCCAGAAGGTCGCCGACGGCCTGACCAAGACGGTCGGCGCGTCCGTGCCGGTGCTGGGCTCGATCCCGATCGACGTCCGGCTGCGCGAGGGCGGCGACGACGGCAAGCCCGTCGTGCTGTCCGACCCGGACTCCCCGGCCGGCGCGGCCCTGCGCGCGATCGCGGGCAAGCTGGGCGGCCGCGCGCGCGGACTGTCGGGCATGTCCCTGGGGATCACCCCGCGCAACAAGTTCTGA
- a CDS encoding DUF1003 domain-containing protein encodes MQAREHGLAADAAERSGERAAKSSGTGSSALTRSRVRLDLPRAPRRSLLPEYDPEAFGRLSERVARFLGTGRFIVWMTLVVVVWVLWNVFAPDNLRFDKYPFIFLTLMLSLQASYAAPLILLAQNRQDDRDRVTHEQDRKQNERSIADTEYLTREIAALRMGLGEVATRDWIRSEFQDLIKEMDERRLFPAERDEGDR; translated from the coding sequence ATGCAGGCGCGCGAGCACGGATTGGCGGCGGACGCGGCGGAACGTTCCGGCGAGCGCGCGGCGAAGTCGTCGGGCACCGGGTCGAGCGCGCTGACGCGCTCGCGGGTGCGCCTGGACCTGCCGCGCGCGCCGCGGCGGTCGCTGCTGCCCGAGTACGACCCGGAGGCCTTCGGACGGCTGTCGGAGCGGGTGGCGCGCTTCCTGGGCACCGGCCGGTTCATCGTCTGGATGACCCTGGTCGTCGTCGTGTGGGTGCTGTGGAACGTCTTCGCGCCCGACAACCTGCGGTTCGACAAGTACCCCTTCATCTTCCTGACGCTGATGCTGTCGCTCCAGGCCTCCTACGCGGCTCCGCTGATCCTGCTCGCGCAGAACCGCCAGGACGACCGCGACCGGGTCACGCACGAGCAGGACCGCAAGCAGAACGAGCGGTCCATCGCCGACACGGAGTACCTGACCCGGGAAATCGCCGCCCTGCGGATGGGTCTGGGCGAGGTCGCCACGCGCGACTGGATCAGGTCCGAGTTCCAGGACCTGATCAAGGAGATGGACGAGCGGCGTCTATTCCCCGCGGAACGTGATGAAGGCGACCGCTGA